The sequence AAATCTACTTTCActttttacaattttcttttctatttttcacTGTTATATTTCTTTTTAAGTGTGGTTTATTTGAAAGATTCCCATCATTCATTATTTTTGTCCTGACATGGACTCTATATTTCATTCTTCTAATAACCTCACACCACACTGTGTCTCTTAATTCTcaatctctttctcttctctgcaTCACTTTAGTGTTCCTTTGAatttttctgttttgaggtaaagTATCCAAACTTCAAGTATCTTTTAATTGTATAAGGAAAAGTATAAAAAAACAACTCCTCTATAAGCCAACATAAATCAActctattataatttaaattttataaataaataaaaatttaaaaattaaaatttaaaattcgaaaaagATTTTTTCTACATTTATCCTAATCACATTTATAATACACAATAAAAACAATCCATAAAAAACTTaatttctttctatttatttagaAACAGTAAAAAATCTCCCTCCACAAGCCTGCCGTCTCCACACATTTTTTATTCCGCCGCCTATCGACTACCGTTGCGTCTTTCGTCGCGCTGCGCGGCCTCTTCCACGCGTCCCATCGCTGTCCTTCTTTGGTCGACGCTGTCGCCCACCGTTCCGACGCATCTGCACCGCCATAGCCCCATCCGTTGCAACGCAGCCACCGCCGGTCCCCTATTCGCGACGCGCGATCAACTACTCCGATCCATGGCGACTCCTCCACTCGCGATGCGTGACCTTCGTGGCTTCCTCCTCGCAACGCGCCACCACGAGTCTCCCACCATCCACGCAACACCGTCCAAGATGTCGTCGCCGGTCACTCTAtggctcttcttcttctcctctcctatttggttttgaatgattcttttaactagttttttatgtttctttttcctaaatttcggatgattctttttattagttttggatgattctttttcctatattttgtatgtttttttcttaggatttggatgattctttatCTTATGTTTTGATGTATTTTTTGGAGTTTGGACGTTTTTTTCTTAAAAGAGAAATTAGGATTTGCGTAATAAATGGCAAAATATGAATTAGAATAAAAAAAGAcaattaataatcattaattttgtatttttaaaaaataaaatttaaataattagatttaaccgattatatgtgttaaattttaattattgaaaaacatctttaaaaaaagacgttttagacgtCTTTATTGAAGCGTCCCCCTTAAAACAAATACTCAAACTCACTATTTGATCTCACAAACTTTATACGTAAATTATACAGATACACAAACACATCTACAATTAATTAAATAACATAAACACATACAAAGTTAGGATTTGGCGTATCCAAATTATATTCATATTACAAAAAAATTCCAATCATATATAGTTGTGCAAGCAAATTTATCAGAGACGGTGAAGGAGTGTGACAGAGGGAGAAGACCCGGGATGAAGGAGGCGGGCATAAACGGAGGAGCTGTGGATCGCCGATGGAGAAATAGCACATAATCTTATCATGTATCATTAAAACATATATTAACTACactctttatatttatttgtaCCTCATAAAATAGCACGCATGATTTTTTTTTCACGAGAATTTTGTCATTAGCTGACAGAATTTCAGAAAGAAGAAATTGTTTTCTGTGTTAGAGtaataattaaactaaattaatgaaaaaaataaacccTGAGTTGGTGTCTAAGTGTTCCTATCAAGTAGTCCAATAAGTCCATGAATCACTGTAAACATGCATCAAGTAATTGTTGATAAAATCGTTGCTCCCTAATGCAACAACATATCGAGCTTCCTGTAAACAGCTCAATTTGTTTGTACAGAGAAAACCTCTGGATCTGCAAACATGCACAATTATCTTATAAATGTGCAttctaaatggctaaaatatataacaaaacaAACACTATAGCAATAAGAATGCAACTTAACAGTGGAACTCACAAAATACTGCCCAGTTTCATTCAAAATGCCACCACCACCAGAACTCCAGAAGCATAGTTTGCTCCATTTTCTAGAATAATTTTTGGGGTTGAAGATGGGTCTAGGAATGCAGGAGGCCTAGGGAGGCCAATGTTGTCATCTAAAAGTGTATAATTCGATCAgcaaatatttttctaatcattTTATTATCGAAATTTTAAAATGACAGATGGTTCGTCCGAACACTAGGGAGGCCGAGCTTAAGCGCTTCCGAGTGAGTTGACACCGAGGAGGAAGAGCTTGACGTCGGCCGGAAGTCAAACACCGCGGCGGGAATACCTGCacaagatactccgacgctcaagtcagtagtgATTCACGGTGAGTGAGTTAAGAGAAAAGGGTGAGAGAATAAGAGTGATAGAACCTGATCTTAGTCGAGACTATTAGTTTGGTTTTATAGGGATTGTTTTACCGTTTTCATGTGGATAAGTCCTAGTTTGTAGGTTGGTTATGATATTCTGTTTTGGTGCTATAAACTAGTTGAGCACGTTTCTTATTTTCAGTTGAGTGATGCTGTTTTGGTCCTGATCACGTGCCGAGCTTTTCGGACGGCTGATATGGGGCCGAGCTTTATGATGCACGTGTCTTTTTATTTGAGCAGGTGAGGCCGAGCTTATCTACTCTTGTTTCGAGTTTGTTTGATGTGACGTCAGCCTCAGATATTTGCGTGCCGAGTATTCCGGGCGACCGAGGATGTGGGAGacgtatcatagcccccaagcttgcctCGGTTTGGACAAGACTAAGGCGAGCTTTCGGACCAAGAATATTGTAATCCTCGGTTGCCGAGTTTTTGTTGGTTGCGTATGGTCTTTGTAGCCCCCAAGCTCGGCTTGGTTTTGTCTGGGAAATCAGAGCGGTGTGAGTGGCTTCGTACTTCGCGCCAGTGTGAAATGATTGATGTGAAAAACCGCTCCGCTTCTCTAGGTACccttgtccattggtttgtgtGGTGGTTTCAATGCTTCCCTCTTTTTTTGCCAATCTGAAGTAAATGCATAGGGCATAGTAACCGTTTCTTTTGTGGGTTTTATGTTACTTtgcgttttctttttctttccaacTGCTGTAATCTGGGATAGaggttattttcttcttcttgtcTGAGAAATGAGCAAGCAAGGTCAGTGTCAATTCTTCTTTCGTCTTCATCTacttgcttttttctttctttgtcttCGATGGAGAACTGTAATGTGGGTGCTTCATACGATTGGGTTGATGTTAGGGTGAGAGAACGCAAATCCCAGTTTGATGATGAAGAGTCTGTGAAGCTATTAGGGTCGGGTGTCTGGGTTAGGCCGGGTAGTGATATTAGGATTGAGTTGCTGCCTTGTGGGGAGGAGGATCGTGTTTGTGACCGGTTAGACGACTGGTCCTATTTTTATATGTACAGTTGCCTTTTCACAGAGCTGGGGGTAAGACTTCCTTTTACCGAATTTGAGTGTGGTGTTTTGTACTGGTTGAACTGTGCCTCAACCCAATTACatcccaactcctggggtttcaTTCGAGCTTTTGAGGTTTTGATGGAGCTTTTAGAGTGTCCGCCGTCTCTTAGGTTGTTTTTCTCCTTATTTCAAGCAAAGAGAGTGAATAGAGGTTTGTGGGTAAATCTTAGTAGCTATCCTCGTCGGGCGGTGTTCGGTTTGTATAAGTCTTCATTTAAGGATTTCAAATCAAtgtttgttaaggttaggagtgtTCCCGAGGATTTTCCCTTCTATCTGAACGAGCATTTGGTTGAAAAGTTTCCCTTGTTTTGGTGCTCCAAACCTTACCAGGCCCTGGATGTAGACGATAGGTTACTTGATGATGATATTGTCATGGATTTTTTGTTTAAGTCTCTGGGTCCGAAGGGTTTGTTGTCAGTTGCCGAGATGTTGAAATGGGATTTCGATAGGCAAGCTGTGTATGATCATATAGGTAACTGCACTTTGTTATGTTTGTATTGTGTTTCTGATTTTCCTTGTCTCTTATGACTTGTTTGCATGTTATTTTACAGCTGAGAAAGCTCCTGCAATCACTATTGCGGGGTTGAAGTCGTACTTCAGCCAACGGAAAAAAGGTGAGAAGGAAGTGTCGTCTAATGTGGGGAAGGGGCCAGCCGCTATAGTAGCCCAATATGGTCCTGGCCGAAGCCTAAACGAAAGAGGGGTCAGGCTAGAGGTAGCCTTGCCGAGGTGCTGGATGGTAAGGGGGAGTCGTTGCTGATACTTCAAGCGGTTGAATCTGCTTATGAATCGCAGAAAAGGCTTCACGGATATGATGAGAACGAGCATGGCAGATCTTTATGGGCGAAGCTCTATCCTTTTGGCGTTATGGCTGACGAGCTTTGCTGTTTTCCTGATGATATGAAAATGATTGATGAGGTGGGCCGAGCTGGTGTTAGTCGTTTTCTCCAGGTATGACTTAAGTATTTGCGCTTGCTGAATGTTCCTTTATAATGTTGTTTGTTTACTAAGTTATTTTTCTTCTAGGTTATTGGTGCTCGGATCGTCGCCATTGGTCGGTCTCAGGAGCTCGCCTTGGAACGGGAGGAAAAAGAGGCTTCACGAGTGGAAGAATTGTCTGGGATTATTCATGAGAAGGATCAAAGGATTGCTGAGCTCTCTGCTTCCatggagaagaaagagaaagagtctTCTGAAAAATTGAAGGTTGTGGAGTTCGAGGTTGTGCAACTCTCTGCTCGGATCAAGGAATTAgaaggtggagtttatgaggccTTTGCCCAAGGGTTTGACCGTGCTGTCTCCCAGGTCAAGGTGGTGTACCCGGAAGCTGATCCTTCGAAGCTTGATGTCATGAAGGTGGTTGTTAATGGTGAACTTGTTGAAGATGAAGGTGCTGCTGAGAGTGAGGGATCTAGCATAGGTGATAAGGCAGACTAGGCCTTTAGTATTTGTTTATTTTGTATATTTGTAGCCTGCTTGAAACTTGTGGCTGTTTATCTTGGGTTTTGTTTCCGAATATTTGGCGATAATGTTTTGGGTACCGAGTATATAGCTCGGTTGCGATACTTTTGTTTGCCGAGCATATAGCTCGGCTTGATTATGACTTGTTTTATAAAAACTGATAGCTTGGATATGTTCATTGTTATGTGTTGGAAACAATCGTATTGAAGATGGTGAAAGCGATTCTCTGTTTGAGTGAGCTTGTTAGGAATGAGAGTAGATGTCCTAATGTAGTACTTCTGTTTGTGAATGGAGGCGCTTTAAGATTTGTTTGAGTAGTTGTATTTTGGCCTCCGAGCAGCTCGGTTTGGCAATGACTGTTTTAGCTTTATAAAATATGTTATTTATATCGCCCTTTATTTGATGTACCACCAAGGAAGAGTCGCAGTAGGCTGTTATTCGGGGTATTTGTAGTTGTAGGGCGAGCTTTAGCCCAGCAAGTAGggcctcatattctgcctgattattgcTTGCGTTGAAGCGGAACTGTAGGGACTGCTCGGTCACCACCTTGTCTCCTTCTTTTAGTAGTATCCCTGCCCCACTGCCTTCTTTGTTTGACGCTCCATCCACATGTATGCTCCAACTGACCTCTGTATTACGTGTGTCATTAGTCATCTCCGATATAAAGTCGGGTAGCACCTGTGACTTCAGTGTTTTCCTTGATTCGTACTGgatgtcgaactcggagagctcgaTCGACCACTTTATCAATCTGCTGGCGAGCTCGGGTCTGGTTAATATCTGCCTTAGCGGTTGGTCCGTTCGTACTATGATTGTGTGGCTTTGGAAATAGTGCCGCAGTCTTCTTGCTGTGGTGATTAATGCTAGCGCCAGTTGTTCTATCTTCGGGTACCTGGTTTCTGTTGGTTGTAGCAccctactgatgaagtatactggGCTTTGCTTTCTTCCTGTTTCTGTTACTAAAACCGAGCTTATAGCATGGTTAGATACTGATAGGTATAAATACAGTGGGTTACCTGTCTCTGGTCTTTGGAGGATTGGTGGTGATGTTAAGTGTTGTTTGAGTTCGGTAAAAGCATTTTCGCATTCGTCTGTCCAGTTGAACTTCCTGCCTTTAGAGAATGTCCGAAAAAAGTGATAAGATCGGTTTGCCACTGCAGGTAGGAAACGTGACAGGGCAGCTATTCGTCCTGCAAGTTGCTGGACTTCCTTTACCGTTTTTGGGCTTGTCATGTTCAGCACGGCCCTGCACTTTTTTGGGTTGGCCTCGATGCCTCGAGATGTTAACATGAATCCCAGGAACTTCCCTCCTTGTACTCCGAACGCACATTTGTCTGGATTGAGTCTCATGTTATATGCTCGGAGTTGTCTGAAGATTTCTACTAGGTCGTCACAGTGTGACCCCTGCATAGGTGTTTTTGCTACCATGTCATCTACGTAGACCTCCATATTGCGGCCTATCTGTTGTTGGAACACCTTGTCCATTAGCCTTTGATATGTCGCACCTGCATTCTTTAGGCCAAAgggcattaccttgtaacaaaAATTCCCGTGTTCTGTTATAAAAGCTAttttgctttggtcttctgggtgcattagaatctggttatagccagagtatgcatccataacaCTCAAAGCTTTATAACCAGAGGCGTTATCAACTAATTTATCAATGCAAGGCAGTGTATATGCATCTTTAGGGCAAGCTTTATTTAAGTTTGTAAAGTCgacacacatgcgccatttacctgagttcttccttaccattaccacgttgGACAACCATGTGGTGAAGCGAATCTCTCTGATGAAACCTGCATTGAGGAGCTTCTGGGTTTCTTCGAGTGctgcttgttttttctcttcTCCGAGGTTCCTTTTCTTCTGTGCAACTGGTCAGATTGTTTTGTCGATTGCTAGCTTGTGGCAGATGACTTCTGGGTTGATTCCGGGCATGTCATCTGGTGTCCATGCAAAAAGGTCGGCGTTCTGACGCAGTATGTGAATGAGTCTTGCTCGGTCTGCTCCTTCTAATGCCTCTCCGACATATGTGCTTTGTTTGTCGTCTGCTGTTAGTGTTATTTGTTGAAGATTGTCCATTGGCCGAGGTCTTCCCTTGGGTTTAGATCGGCTAGTGTTGCTGAGTTGGCCGTCGTGTGGATTGCTTGAACCTGGGGCCGAGCTTCCTGTTCTGTTTGGACTGGTTTTAGACCAGCGTTGTGACACTGCCGAGCTTCTTGATGGTCGGCGTACACCGTAGCGATCTTGTTTTCCTGCACTGGAAACTTGACACACAGGTGTAATGTGGACACCACTGCCCTGAATATGTTCAGTGCGGGTCTCCCAAGTATAATATTGTAAGGGCTGTAACAGTTTACTATTAGATATTGAATATCAATTGATTTTGATATAGGGATCTCTCCCATTGTGGTCTTTAGCCATATGTGCCCCATGATGGGGACTCTCTCTCCGGAGAACCCAATTAGCTCTCCAGAGGAGGGTTGTATCAATTTCTCTGataatttcatttttgtaaaagTAGAGTAAAATAAAACGTCAGCACTACTACCTGGATCTAACAATGTTTTTCTTACCAATAGCTCTCCGACCTGGATGGAAATTACCACGGGGTCGTCGAGGTTAGGGCTTGCCGATTTGAAGTCTGTTTGGTTGAAGGATATTGTGACGTCTGGTTCTTTGTCCTTCCTTGGTTGTATGGTTCCTTCGATTTCCAGCATCGCTCTATAGCTTCGCTTCCTGGCCGAGCTTGTTCCTCCTCCGCCTGCGAATCCTCCCGATATGTGGTTGATGACTCCTCTTGGCGGATCAGGAGTCGTCCTCTCTTTTTTGTCGTCGGCCGTTGCTTGCTTATGCTCTATCCTGTCCGAGTTTCCTCTTCTGCCCTTCCGGGTCTCGATGTATTTGTCCAGGAGCCCTTGGCGTGCTAGTCTTTCCAGGAGGTCCTTTGCAACGATGCAGTCATCTGTAGTATGACCAAACTTCCGGTGGAAGGCACAATGCTTTGTCTTGTCCACGAATCGTTGATCCTGGTAGTTCCCTGCTCGGGCTGGTGGCTTTATGATTTTGGCGTTGAGGATTTCTCTGATGATGTTCTCTCTTCTGGTGTTGAATCTGGTGTATGTGTTGTACTTTGACGCGGGCTTGGGAGGTTTCTTGGTGTCACTGTTGCCTGGTGATCTGAAAGTCCTTTCCTCATCTCTCCGATGTGGTTGTTTGTCTGATTTCTGGGCTTCTTGGAGTTCTTCAATCTCCATTTGCCCAGCCGCCCTTTCTCAGAATTCCTCTAGCATCTTTGGTTTTGTTATGGCAATGGTCTCCCGAAATTTGCCAGGCCTGAGGCCGGCCTTGAGAGCGTGCAGGTGAACGGCCGGGTCCAAGTCTTGGATCTCCATAGTGGCGTCAGCGAATCTGGTCATGTAGTCTTTCAGACTCTCGTGCTGACCTTGTTTGATGGTGCCGAGATAGTCCGAGCCATGTACATAGATTCTTGATGCAGCGAAGTAATCAATGAATGATCTGGCGAGGTCTTCAAAGGAGGAAATCGAACCTACAGAAAGTTTAGAAAACCAGAGTAACGCAGCACCATCTAGGTAAGTGGGAAATGCTCGACAGAGGACGGGCTCATTGTTCGGGCCGTTGAAGAACATCATCGATTGGAACTTCTTCACATGGGCTCGGGGGTCGTCGAACCCCTTGTACGGCTCCAGCGCGGTGGGCAGCGTAAAGTTTTTTGGCATCTGGTAATTCGTGATCTCCTCGGAGAAAGGGTTGTCGAGGGGGAGCTTTTCCTTTGGCGGGACGATGTTTAAAGGGTCCGCCGCACTTTGAGCCGAGCCTTTGGAGTTCTCTCCATTGTTTTGTGTTGAGAGCTCGGCTATCCTCCGTACCTCCGCCTGAAGCTCAGCGATTTGAGCCAGGAGGTCGTCCTGTGAGAGTTGTGGATTTTCCTTGTCAGCCATGTCCGAGAATCGGGGATCCTGCAAGATAAGGTAAAAGACTAAACGAAGGAAACAGTGGGGTTAGATGTActccggccccacggtgggcgccaagtgATTCGTCTGAACACTGGGTAGGCCGAGCTTAAGCACTTCCGGGTGAGTCGTCAACTGAGAGGAAGAGCTTCACGCCGGCCAATGGTCAAACACCGCGGCGGGAATACCTGCAAAAGATACTCCNNNNNNNNNNNNNNNNNNNNNNNNNNNNNNNNNNNNNNNNNNNNNNNNNNNNNNNNNNNNNNNNNNNNNNNNNNNNNNNNNNNNNNNNNNNNNNNNNNNNNNNNNNNNNNNNNNNNNNNNNNNNNNNNNNNNNNNNNNNNNNNNNNNNNNNNNNNNNNNNNNNNNNNNNNNNNNNNNNNNNNNNNNNNNNNNNNNNNNNNNNNNNNNNNNNNNNNNNNcaagctctatcctattttgatattagttttgtatttttagctttcctaattaaaattcaatttattaactaataattTACCGATTTTTTTTTTGCGGGGTTTACAGATAGTGCCGAGGTAGTCCGAGCCATGAACGTAGATTCTTGATGCAGCAAAATAATCAATGAATGATCTGGCGAGGTCTTCAAAGGATGAGATCGAACCTGCAGAAAGTTTAGAAAACCA is a genomic window of Arachis ipaensis cultivar K30076 chromosome B06, Araip1.1, whole genome shotgun sequence containing:
- the LOC107646299 gene encoding uncharacterized protein LOC107646299, coding for MEIEELQEAQKSDKQPHRRDEERTFRSPGNSDTKKPPKPASKYNTYTRFNTRRENIIREILNAKIIKPPARAGNYQDQRFVDKTKHCAFHRKFGHTTDDCIVAKDLLERLARQGLLDKYIETRKGRRGNSDRIEHKQATADDKKERTTPDPPRGVINHISGGFAGGGGTSSARKRSYRAMLEIEGTIQPRKDKEPDVTISFNQTDFKSASPNLDDPVVISIQVGELLVRKTLLDPGSSADVLFYSTFTKMKLSEKLIQPSSGELIGFSGERVPIMGHIWLKTTMGEIPISKSIDIQYLIVNCYSPYNIILGRPALNIFRAVVSTLHLCVKFPVQENKIATVYADHQEARQCHNAGLKPVQTEQEARPQVQAIHTTANSATLADLNPREDLGQWTIFNK